From Triticum urartu cultivar G1812 chromosome 2, Tu2.1, whole genome shotgun sequence, a single genomic window includes:
- the LOC125537946 gene encoding epidermal growth factor receptor substrate 15-like, producing the protein MDTWPNHQVVLKRIKSQFEEKERATTEIQKVNSELSHQVTELQDQLQAERESTQERINFECAKRENLEERLKEERAETERLLEEERRSTLEFEKNMMAKFAQFSQQTQTHQMDKKRTNEEISNPNLQNTLLQTASTTGTLGTRHNVIAPNMLIQAANIRMFRAMVSGSKD; encoded by the exons ATGGATACATGGCCAAACCACCAAGTGGTTCTGAAAAGGATTAAATCACAATTTGAAGAGAAAGAACgtgctacaacagagatccaaAAGGTAAACTCTGAGCTCAGCCATCAGGTCACCGAATTACAAGATCAATTACAAGCTGAACGTGAAAGCACACAAGAGAGGATTAACTTCGAGTGTGCTAAGAGAGAAAACCTTGAGGAGAGGTTAAAAGAAGAGCGTGCTGAAACGGAAAGATTGTTGGAAGAGGAGCGAAGATCAACATTGGAATTTGAGAAAAACATGATGGCAAAGTTTGCACAGTTCTCCCAACAGACGCAAACACATCAG ATGGATAAGAAAAGGACTAACGAAGAAATTAGTAATCCAAACTTGCAAAATACTCTTTTACAGACTGCTAGTACTACTGGGACTCTAGGTACAAGGCACAATGTAATTGCTCCCAATATGCTCATACAAGCTGCAAATATTCGAATGTTTCGAGCAATGGTAAGTG GATCCAAAGATTAA